Proteins from one Niallia circulans genomic window:
- a CDS encoding formate--tetrahydrofolate ligase, whose product MKTDIEIAQQASMEPVLDIGKKLGLTMDDLELYGKYKAKISSEKLEQLSENKSGKIILVTAINPTPAGEGKSTVTVGLGDALQKLGKKTAIAMREPSLGPTMGIKGGAAGGGYAQVMPMEDINLHFTGDLHAITTANNALAALLDNHIHQGNELKIDQRRIVWKRALDLNDRALRKVVIGLGGPLQGVPREDGFDITVASEIMAVLCLAHDLNDLKVRLSKMVIAYNIDKQPVTVGELGVEGALTLLLKDAIKPNLVQTLEATPAIIHGGPFANIAHGCNSVIATVAASKLADYVVTEAGFGADLGAEKFLNIKARNEQINPEIVVIVATIRALKMHGGVAKAELAEENIDALKKGFANLQKHIDSIKSFGLPFVVAINRFYTDSVKEIEVLEELCEAENIPVALTEVWEKGSTGGIELASKVLEIIEQDKNKFQHIYSLDASIEEKIRTIAATIYGAGSVEFSTKAKKQMKDFQGFGWGNLPICMAKTQYSLSDDPTLLGRPQDFSITVRELKPSIGAGFLVALTGDVMTMPGLPKQPAALKMDVNEQGKAIGLF is encoded by the coding sequence ATGAAAACGGATATTGAAATTGCACAGCAGGCAAGTATGGAGCCTGTACTGGACATAGGAAAAAAACTCGGCTTAACAATGGATGATTTGGAGTTATACGGAAAATATAAAGCAAAAATTTCTTCTGAAAAGCTGGAGCAATTAAGCGAAAATAAATCAGGGAAAATTATACTTGTGACAGCAATCAATCCGACACCAGCAGGCGAAGGGAAATCAACTGTTACAGTCGGTCTTGGGGATGCCTTACAGAAACTGGGTAAAAAAACAGCAATCGCGATGAGAGAGCCTTCACTTGGACCAACAATGGGTATAAAAGGTGGTGCAGCTGGCGGCGGCTATGCACAGGTTATGCCGATGGAAGATATTAATCTTCATTTCACAGGTGACCTACACGCCATCACAACGGCCAACAATGCATTAGCTGCACTTTTGGACAACCATATCCATCAAGGAAATGAACTGAAGATTGATCAAAGGCGTATTGTTTGGAAAAGAGCGCTTGATTTGAATGATCGTGCTTTAAGAAAAGTTGTCATTGGACTTGGTGGACCTTTACAAGGAGTTCCGCGCGAAGATGGTTTTGATATTACGGTTGCCTCAGAAATTATGGCAGTATTATGCCTAGCACATGACTTAAATGATTTAAAGGTAAGGCTATCTAAGATGGTTATCGCTTATAACATAGATAAGCAGCCTGTAACAGTCGGAGAGCTTGGTGTTGAAGGTGCACTGACACTTCTGTTGAAGGATGCAATCAAGCCGAATCTTGTGCAGACGCTTGAAGCTACACCAGCAATCATTCACGGTGGTCCATTTGCAAATATTGCGCATGGGTGCAATAGCGTAATTGCAACAGTAGCTGCCAGCAAGCTGGCTGATTATGTTGTAACAGAAGCAGGCTTTGGTGCAGATCTTGGTGCTGAGAAATTCTTAAATATCAAAGCTAGAAATGAACAAATTAACCCAGAAATTGTCGTTATCGTTGCCACAATCAGAGCATTGAAAATGCATGGCGGCGTAGCAAAGGCTGAACTGGCTGAAGAAAATATTGACGCACTGAAAAAAGGATTTGCCAATTTACAAAAGCATATTGACAGTATTAAAAGCTTCGGTTTGCCATTTGTAGTTGCCATCAATCGTTTTTATACTGACAGTGTGAAGGAAATCGAAGTGCTTGAGGAGCTTTGTGAAGCGGAAAACATTCCAGTGGCACTGACAGAGGTTTGGGAAAAGGGTTCAACTGGCGGAATCGAGCTTGCTAGCAAGGTGTTGGAAATCATCGAGCAGGACAAAAATAAGTTTCAGCATATTTATAGCCTCGATGCTTCCATTGAGGAAAAAATCCGAACAATCGCTGCAACAATTTATGGCGCAGGCAGTGTAGAGTTTAGCACAAAGGCGAAAAAGCAGATGAAGGATTTTCAGGGCTTTGGCTGGGGCAATCTCCCAATCTGTATGGCAAAAACTCAATACTCCCTATCGGATGATCCAACACTGCTTGGACGTCCACAGGATTTCTCCATCACAGTAAGAGAATTGAAGCCAAGCATTGGTGCAGGCTTCCTAGTTGCCTTGACAGGCGATGTAATGACAATGCCAGGACTGCCAAAGCAGCCTGCAGCACTAAAAATGGACGTTAATGAACAAGGAAAAGCAATCGGCCTGTTTTAA
- a CDS encoding glutathione peroxidase — translation MTVYDFEVRKINGEETSLNQYEGKVLVIVNTASKCGFTPQFKELQSVFEEYKEKGLEVLGFPCNQFMNQEPGSEDEILSFCEMNYGVTFPMFAKIDVNGKNAAPLYKHLSEEAPGAMGLKAIKWNFTKFLVDRSGKVVKRYSPNASPLEMKEDIEKLL, via the coding sequence ATGACTGTTTATGATTTTGAAGTAAGGAAAATTAATGGAGAAGAAACGTCACTAAATCAATACGAAGGTAAAGTATTAGTTATCGTTAATACGGCAAGCAAGTGCGGATTCACTCCGCAATTTAAGGAGCTTCAATCAGTTTTTGAAGAATATAAGGAGAAGGGCCTTGAAGTGCTTGGATTTCCGTGCAATCAGTTTATGAATCAAGAGCCAGGCAGCGAGGACGAGATTCTATCATTTTGTGAAATGAACTACGGAGTAACATTTCCGATGTTCGCCAAAATCGATGTGAATGGAAAAAACGCAGCACCTTTATATAAGCATTTAAGCGAAGAAGCACCTGGTGCAATGGGTCTTAAGGCAATTAAATGGAATTTCACAAAGTTTTTAGTAGACCGCTCAGGTAAGGTTGTGAAGCGTTATTCTCCAAATGCATCTCCTTTAGAGATGAAAGAGGATATTGAAAAATTGTTATAA
- the coaW gene encoding type II pantothenate kinase, which yields MAVIGIDAGGTMIKLAYKDKDRVHFKKYPNTEIDAAMGWLKLFKWEQIALTGSQAAHLQSRHFPDARIVSEFDAVCNGAKWLQVKQNQSSQDEFILVNLGTGTSWFHVTKTSNKRILGSGIGGGTILGLSSMLANEQHFSAITDLAAKGNHHKLDFLVKDLYTKEDIGINGDLTASNFGKGQEAEGSQADVISSLFQMVAETIVLLTQQASTIHQVDKIIYAGGAVYGNKPLQKIITSFDYLFPTKQVFLQDGQFCGAIGAFLEIE from the coding sequence TTGGCTGTTATTGGGATTGATGCAGGCGGAACGATGATAAAGTTGGCGTATAAAGATAAGGACAGAGTTCATTTTAAAAAGTATCCCAACACAGAAATAGATGCAGCGATGGGCTGGCTTAAGCTGTTTAAGTGGGAGCAGATAGCTTTAACAGGCAGTCAAGCAGCACATTTGCAATCAAGGCATTTTCCTGACGCACGAATTGTTTCCGAGTTTGATGCTGTATGTAATGGTGCTAAATGGCTGCAGGTAAAACAAAACCAAAGCAGTCAGGACGAATTTATCCTTGTTAATTTGGGAACAGGCACTTCTTGGTTTCACGTAACCAAAACTAGTAATAAACGAATTTTAGGCAGTGGAATTGGTGGCGGTACAATTTTAGGCTTGTCTTCCATGTTGGCGAATGAACAGCATTTTTCCGCGATTACAGACCTTGCAGCAAAAGGCAACCATCACAAGCTTGATTTCCTTGTAAAAGACTTATATACAAAAGAAGATATCGGCATTAATGGAGACCTTACTGCCAGTAATTTCGGCAAAGGACAAGAGGCTGAGGGAAGTCAAGCGGACGTCATTTCATCCTTATTTCAAATGGTAGCTGAAACGATCGTTCTGTTAACACAACAAGCAAGCACTATTCATCAAGTGGATAAGATTATCTATGCCGGCGGTGCTGTATATGGCAATAAACCACTGCAAAAAATCATTACTTCCTTTGATTATTTGTTTCCTACAAAGCAGGTTTTTCTGCAGGACGGCCAGTTTTGCGGTGCGATTGGGGCATTTCTAGAGATTGAGTAA
- a CDS encoding MerR family transcriptional regulator has protein sequence MMLEQVKEIIAAKEELLLSVKEAAVQIEETPGVVRNWLRELKGVIPTIVGEHGYRYFDSNAMEVLEKVKRMRNDDKLSLREIEETLNDSQQAPIMLQTDESTEKILEELKAAKEQLQLQINFNSVLVEQLKKQQEEMDRQQEFIETQKEQISALAIAADRPYEHTYGARKTKEEQKEKEVPVRRGSFFRLFSFR, from the coding sequence ATGATGTTGGAACAAGTTAAGGAAATAATCGCTGCCAAAGAGGAACTTTTATTAAGTGTTAAGGAAGCTGCTGTACAAATTGAAGAAACACCTGGAGTTGTGCGCAATTGGTTAAGGGAATTGAAAGGTGTTATTCCAACTATCGTCGGTGAGCATGGCTATCGCTACTTTGACAGCAATGCAATGGAAGTATTGGAAAAGGTAAAAAGAATGCGTAATGACGACAAATTATCGTTGCGAGAAATTGAAGAAACACTTAACGATTCCCAGCAAGCTCCGATTATGCTGCAAACAGATGAATCGACAGAAAAGATTTTAGAAGAATTAAAAGCAGCAAAGGAACAGCTGCAACTGCAAATTAACTTTAATTCTGTTCTAGTAGAGCAATTGAAGAAGCAGCAGGAGGAAATGGACCGCCAGCAAGAATTCATCGAAACACAAAAAGAGCAAATTTCCGCCTTAGCTATTGCCGCAGATAGACCGTATGAGCATACTTATGGTGCCAGAAAAACGAAAGAGGAGCAAAAGGAAAAGGAAGTGCCTGTAAGAAGAGGATCGTTTTTCCGTTTATTTTCTTTCCGTTAA
- a CDS encoding GNAT family N-acetyltransferase, producing the protein MTRENTISSIQIVEYEDKFASSIAKMWNDSKDAWGGSVKTEEQIIEKHRSSDNLHTFLAIDNNQVVGYCGLSIYKEDIGSLYIPLLNVRPDYYGKKVGKLLLLHALKVTVAKKWPRLDLYTWAGNTKAVPLYKRCGFFWEDEDSYTHLMNFIPAVLNDNLLAPYIGKIDWYKDMLRTLELKPDGRQENGFTYYDYEWANADTSLTASFERTGRGLSRIETDDFIIKLSLKEHELLEGEDHEIKCYVKNKSGKPLAVEISSCSHERVVCDFDHKYSVEEEVTATNTFYLKAGLEPEKGKTFPTIFVDVSVNGLMTTFKLGINPKTPITIDTKTIPHVLKEGFKTTVDLELENNLFEPVLLELELPNNKYLSFHNPTYQLLLEGKGRRYISIPATVLSLGFFQEDIICRLKLEGDKEKIVTKTISVGLKGAGERFFGENKHSYSIYNGTYRIRIYKADNVMKVGTNRIGELPFVMFAPMLGKPFSNELSKNKPDKTETTFDKTSIILALYFQSTAHPNIHIVLRIQLYAEGIVKRWVTLENRQSSPVSVHVQETFYHDWSELYFPLKGDVVMFNEADTVEPGDIASKDISGNWYFSKDEVNPIGVFWTEANKMTMEGWKMHFQSLKDLKGHTSCSFPPIYMSIGAYTSWRDVEQAATGMQSSHTALKGEIIFAINANNPVIDNSESISILFSSYRNNQADGEGELFVNGKSVSKQTFPANNKINLPLEETKWKAVNKVQTIISTDKRQSYFNTILLRPHGEILQSRTTEEGYEIYSIDNGIINFRAAPHYYPGLFSLKVQQTEWLDQAFPNLIPKSWWNPWAGGIKAGPPDLSVHSLLKEKTKAEFVEILDNFDNVWSGIRLDTDISHHAKWKGLSYSQYYVTMPNIPILAVFVQVHNTAGKRMTEEEWHHNLFLKTGKESCILHLHQKKNHNQMYTVGREEQEIILTEDFYITQAASKDKLHLLTDTNSPVQYYTNKEVIQLVCTNTCEREKDGYIHMQPSFLYFDEDSVPFHQLESVRQLQFRLSED; encoded by the coding sequence GTGACCAGGGAAAATACTATTTCAAGCATACAGATTGTTGAGTATGAGGACAAGTTTGCAAGCAGTATCGCGAAGATGTGGAATGACAGTAAGGATGCATGGGGAGGCAGTGTCAAAACAGAAGAGCAAATCATCGAAAAGCATCGAAGTTCTGATAATCTCCATACATTTTTAGCAATCGACAATAATCAAGTTGTCGGCTATTGTGGTTTATCTATTTATAAGGAAGATATCGGTTCACTGTATATTCCGTTGTTAAATGTTCGTCCAGACTATTATGGGAAAAAGGTTGGTAAATTACTGCTGCTCCATGCCTTAAAGGTTACTGTTGCAAAAAAATGGCCACGGCTTGATTTATATACATGGGCAGGGAATACAAAGGCTGTCCCACTTTATAAACGGTGCGGATTTTTTTGGGAGGATGAGGACAGCTATACACATTTAATGAATTTCATTCCTGCTGTATTAAATGACAATCTTCTTGCACCATATATAGGTAAAATAGATTGGTATAAAGATATGCTGCGTACTTTGGAATTAAAGCCAGATGGCAGGCAAGAGAATGGCTTTACTTATTACGATTATGAATGGGCAAATGCAGATACATCTTTAACAGCAAGCTTCGAACGAACGGGCAGAGGGTTAAGCAGAATTGAAACAGATGACTTTATTATTAAGCTGTCATTAAAGGAACATGAATTACTAGAAGGCGAAGACCATGAAATAAAATGCTATGTGAAAAATAAATCTGGCAAACCGCTTGCTGTTGAAATTTCTTCCTGCTCGCATGAAAGAGTAGTATGTGATTTCGACCATAAATATTCTGTTGAGGAAGAAGTAACAGCAACAAATACCTTTTATTTAAAAGCAGGACTTGAGCCTGAAAAGGGAAAAACGTTTCCAACTATTTTTGTCGATGTGAGTGTCAATGGTTTGATGACGACGTTCAAGCTAGGGATTAATCCAAAAACACCAATCACCATTGACACAAAAACAATTCCCCATGTGCTAAAAGAAGGTTTTAAGACAACTGTTGATTTGGAGCTGGAAAACAATTTGTTTGAGCCTGTATTGCTAGAATTAGAGCTTCCTAACAATAAATACTTATCGTTTCATAACCCTACCTATCAACTATTGTTAGAGGGGAAAGGAAGAAGATATATATCTATACCTGCGACTGTTTTGTCATTAGGTTTTTTTCAGGAAGACATTATTTGTCGCTTAAAGCTAGAGGGTGACAAGGAGAAGATTGTTACAAAAACAATTTCTGTTGGATTGAAAGGAGCGGGAGAAAGGTTTTTCGGTGAAAACAAACACTCCTATTCTATTTATAATGGAACCTACCGCATCAGGATTTATAAAGCAGATAATGTCATGAAAGTGGGCACCAACCGCATAGGAGAATTACCTTTCGTCATGTTTGCACCAATGCTGGGCAAGCCGTTCTCTAATGAATTATCAAAAAATAAACCGGATAAAACGGAAACTACATTTGACAAGACATCTATCATCCTTGCCCTTTATTTCCAATCTACAGCTCATCCGAACATTCACATCGTACTGCGGATTCAGCTTTATGCGGAAGGGATTGTTAAAAGATGGGTAACGCTGGAAAACAGACAATCATCTCCTGTAAGTGTTCATGTACAGGAAACCTTCTATCATGATTGGTCAGAGCTTTACTTTCCGCTAAAAGGTGATGTTGTGATGTTTAATGAGGCAGATACAGTGGAGCCAGGTGATATTGCATCAAAGGATATAAGCGGCAACTGGTATTTTTCTAAAGATGAGGTAAATCCAATTGGCGTGTTTTGGACAGAAGCAAATAAAATGACAATGGAAGGCTGGAAGATGCATTTTCAGTCGCTGAAAGACTTGAAGGGACATACTAGCTGCAGCTTTCCGCCCATTTATATGTCTATTGGTGCATATACAAGCTGGAGAGACGTAGAACAAGCTGCAACAGGAATGCAGTCTTCTCATACAGCACTTAAAGGGGAAATAATCTTTGCCATAAATGCGAACAATCCTGTTATCGATAACAGCGAATCTATATCCATATTGTTTTCAAGCTATCGAAACAATCAAGCTGATGGCGAAGGCGAACTATTTGTTAATGGCAAATCAGTATCTAAACAGACTTTTCCTGCTAACAATAAGATAAATCTGCCGCTTGAGGAAACAAAATGGAAGGCTGTGAATAAAGTACAGACAATCATTTCGACAGACAAAAGGCAGTCTTACTTTAATACTATCTTATTGCGACCACATGGAGAGATTTTACAGAGCAGGACGACAGAAGAAGGATACGAAATATATAGTATTGATAACGGTATAATAAATTTTCGAGCAGCTCCGCATTATTATCCAGGGCTTTTTTCATTAAAAGTTCAGCAGACTGAATGGCTTGACCAAGCGTTTCCGAACCTAATCCCGAAAAGCTGGTGGAATCCTTGGGCAGGCGGGATAAAAGCAGGTCCACCTGATTTAAGTGTTCATTCGTTATTAAAGGAAAAAACAAAAGCGGAGTTTGTGGAAATTCTAGATAACTTTGATAATGTATGGTCTGGCATAAGGCTTGATACGGATATTAGCCACCATGCAAAATGGAAAGGACTTTCATACTCTCAATATTATGTCACAATGCCCAACATCCCAATTCTTGCTGTTTTTGTCCAAGTACATAATACGGCAGGTAAACGGATGACAGAAGAGGAGTGGCATCATAATCTGTTTTTAAAGACAGGGAAAGAGAGCTGTATACTGCATTTGCATCAGAAAAAAAATCATAATCAAATGTATACTGTTGGCAGGGAGGAGCAGGAAATAATTCTTACAGAAGACTTTTATATTACACAGGCAGCATCTAAGGATAAACTGCACCTGCTAACAGATACAAACAGTCCAGTCCAGTATTATACGAACAAAGAAGTTATTCAGCTTGTTTGTACGAATACGTGTGAAAGGGAGAAGGATGGTTATATCCATATGCAGCCAAGCTTTCTTTATTTTGATGAAGATAGTGTTCCTTTTCACCAGCTAGAATCAGTTCGGCAGCTTCAGTTTAGGCTGTCAGAGGATTGA
- a CDS encoding amidohydrolase family protein, with the protein MKKIIDAHIHLSNIESFKETAQSLSKVDYSLEGVQAEMEAANIVLAIGMGVTETPKMGFPDYEANTPMGLDLGESLPKTIVYCAGINPYKLDATAIAELEREIQKDYVVGIKIYLGYYPFYAYDQVYDPVYELAEKYDLPVVFHTGDTYSERGLLKYSHPLAIDEVAVKHRNIRFMMAHFGDPWTLTGAEILYKNRNVYADLSGLVVGARKELEQAQEGILLQHLRHALVYSNSYDKLLFGTDWPLAPFGPYIEFIQNLIPESYHEDVFYNTALKVFPKIKKFL; encoded by the coding sequence ATGAAAAAAATTATTGACGCACACATTCATCTTTCTAATATTGAATCATTTAAGGAAACAGCGCAATCGCTCTCTAAAGTGGATTATAGCCTAGAAGGCGTCCAAGCAGAGATGGAGGCTGCCAATATTGTCCTGGCCATTGGGATGGGAGTGACAGAAACCCCTAAAATGGGGTTTCCAGATTATGAAGCGAATACTCCAATGGGCCTTGATCTTGGGGAGTCACTGCCGAAAACAATAGTGTATTGTGCAGGCATCAATCCATACAAGCTAGATGCTACTGCAATCGCTGAACTAGAACGGGAGATACAAAAGGACTATGTTGTTGGGATAAAAATTTACTTAGGGTATTATCCGTTCTATGCGTACGATCAAGTTTATGATCCAGTTTATGAGCTTGCCGAAAAATACGACCTGCCCGTCGTGTTTCATACTGGCGACACATATTCAGAAAGGGGATTGTTAAAATATTCTCATCCTCTTGCGATTGATGAAGTAGCGGTTAAACATCGCAATATTCGGTTTATGATGGCGCATTTTGGTGATCCGTGGACATTAACCGGTGCGGAAATATTGTATAAAAACCGCAATGTGTATGCCGATTTATCTGGATTGGTGGTTGGTGCTAGAAAGGAGCTAGAGCAGGCGCAGGAAGGAATATTACTTCAGCATTTAAGACATGCACTTGTGTATTCCAATTCTTATGATAAGCTTTTATTTGGTACAGACTGGCCATTAGCACCATTCGGCCCCTATATCGAATTCATTCAAAATCTGATTCCGGAATCGTACCATGAAGATGTCTTTTATAACACGGCACTTAAGGTTTTTCCGAAAATCAAAAAATTTCTTTAA
- a CDS encoding HD domain-containing protein, giving the protein MNIIQLTEAFVKDKLKGDVSGHDWHHIDRVRNTALFLCKHENDGNSFIIELAALLHDVADAKLNESKEEGQRLLEQFVEALPIKANEKKEILSAIATVSYSGGNNENPQTKEAQIVQDADRLDAIGAIGIARTFAYGGKSGSPIYNPAAIIRKSMTEEEYRSGESSSIQHFYEKLLKLKGLLHTESAKVIAEKRHELMEDYLREFYKEWNGNYEEYFS; this is encoded by the coding sequence ATGAATATCATTCAATTAACAGAAGCATTTGTGAAGGATAAGTTGAAAGGTGATGTGTCAGGTCATGACTGGCATCATATTGATAGAGTTAGAAATACGGCGCTTTTCCTATGTAAACATGAAAACGATGGTAATTCATTTATTATAGAGCTGGCTGCATTACTCCATGATGTGGCAGATGCAAAATTGAACGAATCTAAGGAGGAAGGTCAGCGCTTGCTTGAGCAGTTCGTTGAAGCCCTTCCTATTAAGGCCAATGAAAAAAAGGAAATTCTTTCTGCAATAGCGACAGTTTCCTATAGTGGTGGCAACAATGAAAATCCTCAAACGAAAGAAGCGCAAATTGTTCAGGATGCAGACAGACTTGATGCAATTGGAGCAATAGGCATTGCAAGAACCTTTGCTTATGGCGGGAAGTCTGGGAGTCCCATTTACAATCCAGCAGCAATTATTCGCAAAAGCATGACAGAAGAGGAATATCGCAGCGGTGAATCCAGCTCCATTCAGCATTTTTATGAAAAGCTGCTTAAATTAAAAGGCTTGCTTCATACAGAATCGGCAAAGGTTATTGCCGAAAAGCGGCATGAGCTGATGGAGGATTATTTGAGAGAATTCTATAAAGAATGGAATGGTAATTATGAAGAGTATTTCAGTTGA
- a CDS encoding ABC-F family ATP-binding cassette domain-containing protein, giving the protein MKSISVENLTKTYGEKELFNSISFAISEKERVGLIGINGTGKSSLLKIVAGIDLPDEGDIIAPKEYRIAYSSQSPDIDPDMTVLDYVYTGDAPVWKIVRNYEEILLKLETDPENNKLHSELFEVQKRMDAHNGWDVHTNTKTVLTKLDVSFYDKKIGELSGGQKKRVSLAQVLIQEPDLLILDEPTNHLDFEAVKWLEDYLGKFNGALLLVTHDRYFLDRVTNRMFELEGGNLYSYKGNYAEFLQAKAIREENEAATIDKQQNLFRRELEWIRRGAKARSTKQKARIQRFEELDDKLSSVSEKGKLDISLKGSRLGKQVFELVSATKSFGNKPILKDFNLLVKPGDRIGIIGHNGTGKSTLLNILAGKIPLDTGDYIIGQTVKIAYYTQENEEMDQSKRMIEYLKETAEIIETTDGKTISAAQMLERFLFPPHTHGTIIGKLSGGERRRLYLLKILMGEPNVLLLDEPTNDLDTQTLMVLEDYLDEFKGVVITVSHDRYFLDKVAHELLILQGNGQIGSYYGNYTEYLQAEKQKEQAEKAVKEKPKQQEQPKQKKVKLSYNEQREWETIDGDIEACEQRLEEIEKEMESIGSDFEKANALLKEQEEQNEKLEHLIERWSYLSEIAEG; this is encoded by the coding sequence ATGAAGAGTATTTCAGTTGAGAATTTAACAAAAACATATGGGGAAAAAGAATTATTTAATTCCATATCTTTTGCGATAAGTGAAAAAGAAAGAGTAGGACTAATTGGTATAAATGGGACAGGAAAATCTTCGCTTTTGAAGATCGTCGCAGGAATTGATTTGCCTGATGAAGGAGATATTATTGCCCCAAAGGAATACCGAATTGCTTATTCCTCTCAAAGCCCTGACATTGACCCGGATATGACCGTGTTAGATTATGTCTATACAGGAGACGCCCCTGTTTGGAAGATTGTCCGAAACTATGAGGAAATCTTGCTGAAGCTTGAAACAGACCCGGAGAACAATAAGCTTCATAGTGAACTGTTTGAAGTTCAAAAAAGAATGGATGCGCATAATGGCTGGGATGTTCATACGAACACAAAAACCGTTTTGACTAAGCTGGATGTCAGCTTTTACGACAAGAAAATCGGAGAGCTGTCTGGTGGTCAGAAAAAGCGTGTTTCCCTTGCACAGGTTCTTATCCAAGAACCGGACTTGCTTATACTGGATGAGCCTACAAACCATCTAGACTTTGAAGCAGTTAAGTGGCTGGAGGATTATTTAGGGAAATTTAACGGAGCACTGTTGTTGGTTACACATGACCGCTATTTCTTGGACAGGGTGACAAACAGGATGTTTGAGCTTGAAGGCGGAAATCTATACAGCTATAAAGGAAATTATGCTGAATTCCTCCAAGCTAAAGCAATCAGGGAAGAGAACGAAGCAGCAACGATCGACAAACAGCAAAATTTGTTCAGGAGAGAGCTAGAATGGATTCGCAGGGGTGCTAAAGCTCGTTCCACAAAACAAAAAGCAAGAATTCAGCGGTTTGAAGAGCTGGACGATAAGCTTTCATCCGTTTCTGAAAAAGGAAAGCTCGATATTTCTTTAAAAGGCAGCAGATTGGGCAAACAGGTTTTTGAGCTTGTTTCTGCTACTAAATCGTTTGGAAATAAACCGATTTTAAAGGATTTTAACCTGCTTGTTAAGCCAGGCGACAGAATTGGGATTATCGGTCATAACGGTACAGGAAAATCAACCTTGTTGAATATTCTTGCAGGAAAGATTCCGTTGGATACAGGCGATTATATTATCGGTCAAACCGTGAAAATCGCTTATTATACGCAGGAAAACGAAGAAATGGATCAAAGTAAGCGGATGATTGAGTATTTGAAGGAAACAGCTGAAATCATTGAAACAACAGATGGAAAAACGATTTCTGCTGCTCAAATGCTGGAAAGATTTTTATTTCCGCCACACACACATGGGACAATCATTGGGAAGCTTTCCGGTGGTGAAAGAAGAAGACTGTATTTGCTGAAAATATTAATGGGCGAACCAAATGTTCTTCTTCTCGATGAGCCGACAAATGATTTGGATACACAAACCTTAATGGTATTAGAGGATTATTTAGATGAATTTAAAGGTGTTGTCATCACTGTATCCCATGACCGTTATTTCCTTGATAAAGTTGCACATGAGCTGTTAATCCTGCAAGGAAACGGGCAAATTGGCAGCTATTATGGCAATTACACAGAATATCTGCAAGCAGAAAAGCAAAAGGAGCAGGCAGAGAAAGCAGTAAAGGAAAAGCCGAAGCAGCAGGAACAGCCAAAGCAAAAGAAAGTAAAACTAAGCTATAATGAACAAAGAGAATGGGAAACGATTGATGGAGATATTGAGGCATGCGAACAACGCCTTGAAGAAATCGAGAAGGAAATGGAAAGCATAGGAAGTGACTTTGAGAAAGCAAATGCTCTTCTAAAGGAGCAAGAGGAACAAAATGAAAAATTGGAACATTTAATTGAACGCTGGAGCTATCTTTCTGAAATTGCGGAAGGGTAA